The proteins below are encoded in one region of Streptomyces ficellus:
- a CDS encoding protein kinase, which translates to MDDYAGRVLADRYRLPLPPSDEYELVETRAFDTYSGQEVLVRQLPLPEVVDAEVMEPDGPAGYAGADGARVPSRGSTTGRAVRRSGDPAVRRAIEAAQAAAQIPDHPRLDQVFDVFAEAGSLWIVSELVAARPLAALLAEKPLSPYRAAEIGSDVLTALRALHAHGWVHRNITVRTVLVCDDGRVVLTGLAAGAAEEALCGYAPVPDPDADDDFPHPPDPPGPAPTPLPALAPGYEPATPALPEPRTLQEPPPALGHSALTGTGRGGAPGLPAPERPGLPEPAAPDHRASRAGAIAAYRAGARAAGRADEAGAALSLPPPPKGPAAPAGGTPGDYEPQWWTHAADLDDDEDDDHDPGHPGRGRATGPGDGSDEGGTSGGGAPRRALLTGTWSDGPGSGSGIGSGAGPVPAGGGVSPYGARDALRADARRQGQPRSGDGTVPPPGTHAGAHSGAPGASGEAAEPRYRGPATPLAAERARQARVAIVGAVTERWAPEQAGPVHDTWQLAPPIGPSTDLWALGALLYRAVQGHAPYPEENAAELVQMVCAEPPAFAEECGPLRPVVESLLRQDPTERPDFEELRGWLRSLVRSAPEPDAGAGVVPMPSVDAARLPVVRRRGELVRRRRAGAAGTTHGRHRGHARRARPAKSGGRVPGNAVAPHGARGPRALGRTLLIVILLALVAAIAYAVMFMPKAEQQQGQARTPQAPQTPPASQQPQQPQLPSQNQPSGDPQQQQPTPSVPAPSTNTVSPGSPNGPDAPDMPAGYTLRDDPEGFRIGVDKTWHRSPINDVGQIRYTGGDFTLIVVPGRDTVAAGGSDPLEYQRTKERELQPWRDSSWATASGLRRIDVGRQVMAEGQFTWSDANGREVYVRNLALIVGDRYHVVQVLGPESQRDKVSEIYQQAVSTYRSTR; encoded by the coding sequence GTGGACGACTACGCGGGAAGGGTGCTCGCCGACCGCTACCGCCTGCCCTTGCCGCCCTCCGACGAGTACGAACTCGTCGAGACGCGGGCCTTTGACACCTACAGCGGCCAGGAAGTGCTGGTCCGCCAGCTCCCGTTGCCGGAGGTCGTCGACGCCGAGGTGATGGAGCCGGACGGGCCGGCGGGTTACGCCGGAGCGGACGGCGCGCGCGTGCCGTCCCGCGGATCCACCACCGGCCGGGCGGTCCGCAGGTCCGGTGACCCGGCGGTGCGGCGGGCGATCGAGGCCGCGCAGGCGGCCGCGCAGATCCCGGACCACCCCCGGCTCGACCAGGTCTTCGACGTCTTCGCCGAGGCCGGGTCGCTGTGGATAGTGAGTGAACTGGTCGCGGCCCGGCCGCTGGCGGCCCTCCTCGCGGAGAAGCCGCTGAGCCCCTACCGCGCGGCCGAGATCGGCTCCGACGTGCTGACCGCGCTGCGCGCCCTCCACGCGCACGGCTGGGTCCACCGGAACATCACGGTGCGTACGGTGCTGGTCTGCGACGACGGACGGGTGGTCCTGACGGGGCTCGCCGCGGGCGCCGCGGAAGAGGCCCTCTGCGGGTACGCCCCGGTTCCCGACCCGGACGCCGACGACGACTTCCCGCACCCGCCGGACCCTCCGGGGCCCGCGCCCACCCCGCTGCCCGCCCTCGCCCCCGGCTACGAGCCGGCCACCCCCGCGCTGCCGGAACCCCGCACCCTCCAGGAGCCGCCCCCGGCCCTGGGCCACTCCGCCCTCACGGGCACCGGGCGGGGCGGCGCCCCCGGCCTGCCCGCGCCCGAGCGTCCCGGCCTCCCGGAGCCCGCCGCGCCGGACCACCGTGCCTCCCGGGCCGGAGCCATCGCCGCGTACCGGGCCGGGGCGCGGGCCGCCGGGCGCGCGGACGAGGCGGGCGCGGCCCTCTCCCTGCCGCCCCCGCCCAAGGGCCCCGCCGCGCCCGCGGGCGGGACACCGGGCGACTACGAGCCGCAGTGGTGGACCCACGCAGCCGACCTCGACGACGACGAGGACGACGACCACGACCCCGGCCACCCCGGACGGGGCCGTGCCACCGGGCCGGGTGACGGAAGTGATGAGGGCGGGACGAGTGGCGGCGGTGCGCCCCGGCGCGCCCTGCTGACCGGCACCTGGAGCGACGGTCCGGGCTCCGGTTCCGGCATCGGCTCCGGGGCCGGTCCGGTCCCGGCGGGCGGGGGCGTCTCGCCGTACGGGGCGCGGGACGCGCTGCGCGCCGACGCCCGGCGCCAGGGGCAACCGCGGTCCGGCGACGGTACGGTGCCGCCCCCGGGGACCCACGCCGGGGCCCACTCCGGCGCGCCCGGTGCGTCCGGTGAGGCGGCCGAGCCCCGGTACCGGGGTCCGGCCACGCCCCTCGCGGCCGAGCGGGCCCGCCAGGCCCGGGTCGCGATCGTGGGTGCCGTGACCGAGCGGTGGGCGCCCGAGCAGGCGGGGCCGGTCCACGACACGTGGCAGTTGGCGCCGCCCATCGGCCCCTCCACCGACCTGTGGGCGCTCGGGGCGCTGCTGTACCGCGCGGTCCAGGGCCATGCCCCGTACCCCGAGGAGAACGCGGCCGAGCTGGTCCAGATGGTGTGCGCCGAGCCGCCCGCGTTCGCGGAGGAGTGCGGCCCGCTGCGCCCGGTCGTCGAGTCGCTGCTGCGTCAGGACCCGACCGAGCGGCCGGACTTCGAGGAGCTGCGCGGCTGGTTGCGGTCGCTGGTCCGGTCGGCGCCGGAGCCCGACGCGGGCGCCGGGGTCGTCCCCATGCCGTCCGTCGACGCCGCCCGCCTTCCCGTCGTACGCCGCCGGGGCGAACTGGTCCGCAGGCGCCGCGCGGGCGCGGCCGGAACCACTCACGGCCGGCACCGCGGTCACGCCCGGAGGGCGAGGCCCGCGAAGAGCGGTGGCCGCGTGCCCGGAAACGCCGTCGCCCCGCACGGCGCCCGTGGCCCCCGCGCGCTCGGCCGCACCCTGCTGATCGTCATACTGCTGGCCCTCGTCGCGGCCATCGCGTACGCCGTGATGTTCATGCCCAAGGCGGAGCAGCAGCAGGGCCAGGCACGGACCCCCCAGGCCCCGCAGACCCCACCCGCCTCGCAGCAGCCCCAGCAGCCCCAGCTGCCGTCCCAGAACCAGCCGTCCGGGGATCCGCAGCAGCAGCAGCCGACGCCGAGCGTCCCCGCCCCGTCGACGAACACCGTCTCGCCCGGCTCACCGAACGGGCCGGACGCGCCCGACATGCCTGCCGGGTACACGCTGCGTGACGATCCGGAGGGTTTCCGGATCGGTGTCGACAAGACCTGGCACCGCAGCCCCATCAACGACGTCGGACAGATCCGCTACACCGGCGGCGACTTCACCCTGATCGTCGTCCCCGGCCGGGACACCGTCGCGGCGGGCGGCAGCGACCCGCTGGAGTACCAGCGCACCAAGGAGCGCGAACTCCAGCCCTGGCGGGACAGCAGCTGGGCGACCGCCTCCGGCCTGCGCCGGATCGACGTGGGCCGACAGGTCATGGCTGAGGGCCAGTTCACCTGGTCGGACGCCAACGGCCGTGAGGTGTACGTGCGGAACCTCGCCCTCATCGTGGGCGACCGCTACCACGTCGTGCAGGTCCTCGGACCGGAGAGCCAGCGTGACAAGGTGTCCGAGATCTACCAACAGGCCGTCAGCACCTACCGCTCCACGCGCTGA
- a CDS encoding serine/threonine-protein kinase — MKLSTGRPADDGANKGESVPAPRSGKGARAAKSGGGSGQDAGGATDADRPGAAAADAADDASAPSPTGAGSEKPEAPKVPAEAAKSRVAKASKAAKDSGGSGDDVDGAAGAADSAVSSDPSVEGKDSGDPKGSPDASADRKDLKDSKDSKGPKGAESPAAAPASLKKSGSAQEPVAPKDAEAPKSPKPDKAPAPAPADARAPKSAQPSDAKASSDAKPSSDAKASTGAKPSSDAKAPAAGGRAGGRADAAAAVRPAGEGRLLAGRYRLGGVLGRGGMGTVWRAVDETLGRTVAVKELRFPSSIDEDEKRRLITRTLREAKAIARIRNNGAVTVYDVVDEDDRPWIVMELIEGKSLADAIREDGVLSPRRAAEVGLAILDVLRSAHREGILHRDVKPSNVLIADDGRVVLTDFGIAQVEGDPSITSTGMLVGAPSYISPERARGHKPGPAADMWSLGGLLYACVEGCPPYDKGSAIATLTAVMTEQLDPPKNAGPLEEVIYGLLHKDPAKRLDDAGARVLLNDVIHAPEAPVVPEPSPETTRIVPLLPLPGEGAVGRAKEADDPAAERMRGALRSVRNAAAFAKAESASGAQTAERSAPVTPARAPLTDVVPRRTLVIIAVVVVLAVLATILVFALGGGDEPGAKGQGTPGTDRTASAGATASAGTDAGNNERPDGEQGKEQGGDQPGTGGGNGSGGTGGDGGTKPSGDTGATAGAGSGSGSAALPAGYRLVTDDRFHFTMGMPSGFARTAIAGQNSGGIYSAGGGFPRVQVDFTNSPGDDAAAAWAAAVVGLKASVSGYKHHGIDKVDYKGYPTVADWQFERRQSGEQVRVLNRGFKVDAKRGYSIMITCKSAEWDAAECKTLRDTAFATFSPKD, encoded by the coding sequence ATGAAGCTGAGCACCGGCCGCCCCGCGGACGACGGTGCGAACAAGGGCGAGTCGGTCCCCGCCCCGCGGTCCGGCAAGGGCGCGCGTGCCGCCAAGTCCGGCGGCGGCTCGGGCCAGGACGCGGGCGGCGCGACGGACGCCGACCGGCCCGGTGCGGCCGCGGCCGATGCCGCTGACGACGCGTCGGCGCCCTCGCCCACGGGCGCCGGTTCGGAGAAGCCCGAGGCCCCGAAGGTGCCCGCCGAGGCTGCCAAGTCCAGGGTCGCGAAGGCATCAAAGGCAGCGAAGGACTCGGGCGGCTCCGGGGACGACGTGGACGGCGCGGCCGGCGCGGCCGACTCCGCGGTTTCGTCGGACCCGTCCGTCGAGGGCAAGGATTCCGGAGACCCGAAGGGTTCCCCGGACGCCTCCGCGGACCGGAAGGACCTGAAGGACTCGAAGGACTCGAAGGGCCCGAAGGGTGCGGAGAGCCCGGCAGCCGCTCCCGCGAGCCTGAAGAAGTCCGGGAGCGCGCAGGAGCCCGTCGCCCCGAAGGACGCCGAGGCCCCCAAGTCGCCCAAGCCCGACAAAGCGCCGGCGCCCGCACCCGCCGACGCCCGAGCACCCAAGAGCGCCCAGCCCTCCGACGCCAAGGCGTCCTCCGATGCCAAGCCGTCCTCCGACGCCAAGGCGTCCACCGGCGCCAAGCCGTCCTCCGACGCCAAGGCGCCCGCGGCGGGTGGCCGTGCGGGTGGCCGGGCCGATGCGGCGGCTGCGGTGCGGCCGGCCGGCGAGGGGCGGCTGCTCGCGGGGCGTTACCGGCTCGGAGGCGTGCTGGGCCGGGGCGGCATGGGCACGGTGTGGCGGGCGGTCGACGAGACGCTCGGGCGTACCGTCGCCGTCAAGGAGCTGCGGTTCCCCAGCAGCATCGACGAGGACGAGAAGCGCCGCCTGATCACGCGCACCCTGCGCGAGGCCAAGGCGATCGCCCGGATCCGTAACAACGGGGCCGTGACGGTCTACGACGTCGTCGACGAGGACGACCGTCCCTGGATCGTGATGGAGCTGATCGAGGGCAAGTCGCTCGCCGACGCCATCCGGGAGGACGGCGTCCTGAGCCCGCGGCGGGCCGCCGAGGTCGGGCTCGCCATCCTCGACGTCCTGCGCTCCGCGCACCGCGAGGGCATCCTGCACCGTGACGTGAAGCCGTCGAACGTCCTCATCGCGGACGACGGCCGGGTCGTCCTCACCGACTTCGGCATCGCGCAGGTCGAGGGCGACCCGTCCATCACCTCGACGGGCATGCTCGTCGGCGCGCCCTCGTACATCTCGCCCGAGCGGGCCCGTGGGCACAAGCCTGGCCCGGCGGCGGACATGTGGTCGCTGGGCGGCCTGCTGTACGCGTGCGTGGAGGGCTGCCCGCCGTACGACAAGGGCTCCGCCATCGCCACGCTGACCGCCGTGATGACCGAGCAGCTCGACCCGCCGAAGAACGCGGGCCCGCTGGAGGAGGTCATCTACGGGCTGCTGCACAAGGATCCGGCCAAGCGCCTCGACGACGCGGGCGCCCGCGTGCTGCTCAACGACGTGATTCACGCGCCCGAGGCGCCGGTGGTGCCCGAGCCGTCGCCGGAGACCACCCGTATCGTGCCGCTGCTGCCGCTCCCCGGCGAGGGGGCCGTGGGCAGGGCGAAGGAGGCGGACGACCCGGCGGCGGAGCGGATGCGGGGCGCGCTGCGCTCGGTACGCAACGCGGCGGCGTTCGCCAAGGCGGAGTCGGCCTCCGGGGCGCAGACCGCCGAGCGTTCCGCGCCGGTGACGCCGGCCCGGGCGCCGCTCACCGACGTGGTGCCGCGGCGCACGCTCGTGATCATCGCGGTGGTGGTGGTGCTCGCCGTGCTCGCCACCATCCTGGTCTTCGCGCTGGGCGGTGGCGACGAGCCGGGCGCCAAGGGCCAGGGCACGCCGGGCACCGACCGGACGGCGTCGGCGGGTGCGACGGCCTCGGCCGGTACGGACGCCGGCAACAATGAACGGCCCGACGGTGAGCAGGGCAAGGAGCAGGGCGGTGACCAGCCCGGCACCGGCGGTGGCAATGGCAGCGGAGGCACCGGCGGAGACGGCGGTACGAAGCCGTCCGGTGACACCGGAGCGACGGCCGGGGCCGGTTCGGGCAGTGGCTCGGCGGCCCTGCCGGCCGGGTACCGTCTGGTCACCGACGACCGGTTCCACTTCACCATGGGCATGCCGTCGGGCTTCGCCAGGACCGCCATAGCGGGGCAGAACTCGGGTGGCATATACAGCGCGGGCGGCGGGTTCCCCCGTGTCCAGGTGGACTTCACCAACAGCCCGGGTGACGACGCCGCCGCGGCCTGGGCCGCCGCCGTGGTCGGTCTGAAGGCCAGTGTCAGTGGCTACAAGCATCATGGGATCGACAAGGTCGACTACAAGGGTTATCCGACGGTCGCCGACTGGCAGTTCGAGCGCAGGCAGAGCGGAGAGCAGGTGAGGGTGCTCAACCGGGGCTTCAAGGTGGACGCGAAGCGCGGCTACTCGATCATGATTACGTGCAAGTCCGCCGAGTGGGACGCGGCCGAGTGCAAGACGCTGCGGGACACGGCGTTCGCGACGTTCAGCCCCAAGGACTGA
- a CDS encoding glycerol-3-phosphate dehydrogenase/oxidase has translation MRTATLGPAERAQALAAMADRELDVLVVGAGVVGAGTALDAATRGLATGLVEARDWASGTSSRSSKLIHGGLRYLEMLDFALVREALKERGLLLERLAPHLVKPVPFLYPLQHKGWERFYAGSGVALYDAMSVSSGHGRGLPMHRHLSRRGALRVAPALRKDALVGALQYYDAQMDDARFVATLVRTAAGYGAHVASRARVIGFLREGERVVGARVQDVEGGGEYEVRAKQVVNATGVWTDDTQALIAERGQFHVRASKGIHLVVPKDRIHSTTGLILRTEKSVLFVIPWGRHWIVGTTDTDWDLDKAHPAASSADIDYLLEHVNSVLAVPLTRDDVQGVYAGLRPLLAGESDATSKLSREHTVAHPVPGLVVVAGGKYTTYRVMAKDAVDEAVHGLDLRVASCVTEDVPLLGAEGYRALWNARARIAARTGLHVVRVEHLLNRYGSLVEELLDLIAADPKLGEPLGGADDYLRAEVVYAASHEGARHLDDVLTRRTRISIETFDRGTRCARECAELMAPVLGWDEGHIEKEVEHYEKRVEAERESQRQPDDLTADAARLGAPDIVPL, from the coding sequence GTGAGGACAGCGACACTGGGACCCGCCGAGCGCGCACAGGCGCTGGCGGCCATGGCCGATCGTGAACTGGACGTGCTGGTCGTGGGCGCCGGAGTAGTGGGCGCCGGGACGGCTCTCGACGCGGCGACACGCGGCCTCGCGACCGGCCTCGTCGAGGCGCGTGACTGGGCGTCCGGCACCTCCAGCCGGTCGAGCAAGCTGATCCACGGCGGGCTGCGCTATCTGGAGATGCTGGACTTCGCCCTCGTACGGGAAGCGCTGAAGGAACGCGGGCTGCTGCTGGAGCGCCTCGCCCCCCACCTGGTCAAACCGGTGCCGTTCCTCTACCCGCTCCAGCACAAGGGCTGGGAGCGGTTCTACGCCGGATCGGGCGTGGCGCTGTACGACGCCATGTCCGTCTCCTCCGGACACGGCCGCGGCCTGCCCATGCACCGGCACCTGTCCCGGCGCGGCGCGCTGCGGGTGGCACCGGCGCTCAGGAAGGACGCGCTCGTCGGGGCACTGCAGTACTACGACGCCCAGATGGACGACGCCCGGTTCGTGGCCACCCTCGTACGCACGGCGGCCGGCTACGGCGCGCACGTCGCCAGCCGGGCCCGCGTCATCGGCTTCCTGCGCGAGGGCGAGCGCGTCGTCGGCGCCCGCGTGCAGGACGTGGAAGGGGGCGGCGAGTACGAGGTCCGCGCCAAACAGGTCGTCAACGCCACCGGAGTGTGGACGGACGACACACAGGCCCTGATCGCAGAGCGGGGCCAGTTCCACGTCCGCGCGTCGAAGGGCATCCACCTCGTCGTGCCCAAGGACCGGATCCACTCGACCACCGGTCTGATCCTGCGCACCGAGAAGTCGGTCCTCTTCGTCATCCCCTGGGGCCGCCACTGGATCGTGGGGACCACCGACACCGACTGGGACCTGGACAAGGCACACCCGGCGGCGTCCAGCGCCGACATCGACTACCTCCTGGAGCACGTGAACAGCGTCCTCGCGGTACCGCTCACCCGCGACGACGTCCAGGGCGTGTACGCGGGCCTCCGGCCGCTGCTGGCCGGCGAGTCCGACGCCACGAGCAAACTGTCGCGCGAACACACGGTCGCCCACCCGGTGCCGGGCCTGGTCGTCGTGGCGGGCGGCAAGTACACGACCTACCGGGTGATGGCCAAGGACGCCGTCGACGAGGCGGTGCACGGCCTCGACCTCCGGGTGGCCTCCTGCGTCACCGAGGACGTGCCACTGCTGGGCGCCGAGGGCTACCGCGCCCTGTGGAACGCCCGCGCCCGCATCGCCGCCCGGACGGGCCTTCACGTGGTGCGCGTGGAACACCTGTTGAACCGGTACGGCTCGCTCGTCGAGGAACTGCTGGACCTGATCGCCGCCGACCCGAAACTCGGCGAACCCCTGGGCGGCGCCGACGACTACCTGCGCGCCGAGGTCGTCTACGCCGCGTCGCACGAGGGCGCCAGGCACCTGGACGACGTCCTCACCCGGCGGACGCGCATCTCCATCGAGACGTTCGACCGGGGCACCCGCTGTGCGCGCGAGTGCGCCGAACTGATGGCGCCGGTGCTGGGCTGGGACGAAGGGCACATCGAGAAGGAGGTGGAGCACTACGAGAAGCGCGTGGAGGCGGAGCGCGAGTCGCAGCGACAGCCGGACGACCTCACGGCCGACGCCGCCCGCCTGGGCGCCCCCGACATCGTGCCGCTGTAG
- a CDS encoding nucleotide sugar dehydrogenase, whose translation MPADLAVIGLGHLGLPLAQAATAAGVDTIGFDTDPRPVAELAAGRPPVDGSLTASEIRRMLSGGFRPTTNPTELGRVRTAVICTPTPLGADRTPDLGAVAEAARALAARLRPNTTVLLESPVHPGTTEDVLRPLLEAGSGLRAGRDFHLAYSPGRLDPGNRAHDFAHTPRVIGGLTPACTESAAAFYGRLTDKVVRARGTREAETVKLLETNFRHVNIALVNEMAVLCHDLGVDLWDVIRCAETKPFGFQAFRPGPGVGGHGVPVDTIGTHRPLRLVELAGQVNERMPQYVIQRCATLLNEHGKSARGARVLLLGVTYKPDLADQEGSPATEIGRRLMDMGAAVSYHDPYVADWRVRDLPVPRADSLYEAAAAADLTVLLQHHRTYDLQGLAVKAQLLLDTRGVTPAGAAHRL comes from the coding sequence ATGCCCGCAGACCTCGCCGTCATCGGCCTCGGCCACCTCGGACTGCCCCTGGCCCAAGCCGCCACAGCCGCCGGGGTCGACACCATCGGCTTCGACACCGACCCGCGCCCGGTGGCGGAGCTGGCGGCCGGCCGGCCGCCGGTCGACGGCTCGCTCACCGCCTCGGAGATCCGCCGGATGCTCTCGGGGGGCTTCCGGCCGACCACCAACCCCACCGAGCTGGGCCGCGTCCGTACCGCCGTCATCTGCACCCCCACCCCCCTCGGCGCCGACCGCACACCGGACCTCGGCGCCGTCGCCGAGGCGGCGCGCGCGCTGGCGGCCCGGCTGCGCCCCAACACCACCGTCCTGCTCGAGTCGCCCGTCCACCCCGGCACCACCGAGGACGTGCTGCGTCCGCTCCTCGAAGCGGGCTCGGGCCTGCGGGCCGGCCGGGACTTCCACCTCGCGTACTCCCCCGGGCGTCTCGACCCCGGCAACCGCGCCCACGACTTCGCCCACACACCCCGGGTCATCGGCGGCCTCACCCCGGCCTGCACCGAGTCGGCCGCCGCCTTCTACGGCCGCCTCACCGACAAGGTCGTACGCGCGCGTGGCACCCGGGAGGCCGAGACCGTCAAGCTGCTGGAAACCAACTTCCGGCACGTCAACATCGCGCTGGTCAACGAGATGGCGGTGCTCTGCCACGACCTGGGCGTCGACCTCTGGGACGTCATCCGGTGCGCCGAGACCAAACCGTTCGGGTTCCAGGCCTTCCGGCCGGGCCCCGGTGTCGGCGGCCACGGCGTCCCCGTCGACACGATCGGCACCCACCGCCCGCTGCGGCTGGTGGAACTGGCGGGCCAGGTCAACGAACGCATGCCGCAGTACGTCATCCAGCGCTGCGCCACGCTCCTCAACGAGCACGGCAAGTCCGCGCGCGGCGCCCGCGTCCTGCTGCTCGGCGTCACCTACAAGCCGGACCTGGCCGACCAGGAGGGCTCCCCCGCGACCGAGATCGGCCGCCGCCTGATGGACATGGGCGCCGCGGTCAGCTACCACGACCCGTACGTCGCCGACTGGCGCGTCCGCGACCTGCCCGTCCCCCGGGCGGACTCCCTCTACGAGGCCGCCGCGGCCGCCGACCTGACGGTCCTGCTCCAGCACCACCGCACCTACGACCTCCAGGGGCTGGCCGTGAAGGCCCAGCTCCTGCTGGACACCCGCGGCGTCACGCCGGCGGGCGCGGCACACCGGCTGTGA
- a CDS encoding GuaB3 family IMP dehydrogenase-related protein, whose translation MTEIEIGRGKRGRRAYAFDDIAVVPSRRTRDPKEVSIAWQIDAYRFELPFLAAPMDSVVSPQTAIRIGQMGGLGVLNLEGLWTRYEDPQPLLDEIAELDEANATRRLQEIYAAPIQEELIGQRIKEVRDSGVVTAAALSPQRTAQFSKAVVDAGVDIFVIRGTTVSAEHVSGAAEPLNLKQFIYELDVPVIVGGCATYTAALHLMRTGAAGVLVGFGGGAAHTTRNVLGIQVPMATAVADVAAARRDYMDESGGRYVHVIADGGVGWSGDLPKAIACGADSVMIGSPLARATDAPGKGHHWGMEAVHEDVPRGKLVDLGIVGTTEEILSGPSHSPDGSMNFFGALRRAMATTGYSELKEFQRVEVTVADAQHKR comes from the coding sequence GTGACTGAGATCGAGATCGGGCGCGGCAAGCGCGGCCGCAGGGCGTACGCGTTCGACGACATCGCCGTCGTACCGAGCCGGCGCACCCGGGACCCGAAGGAGGTCTCGATCGCCTGGCAGATCGACGCCTACCGGTTCGAGCTGCCGTTCCTGGCCGCTCCGATGGACTCGGTGGTCTCCCCGCAGACCGCGATCCGCATCGGCCAGATGGGCGGCCTGGGCGTCCTGAACCTCGAGGGCCTGTGGACCCGGTACGAGGACCCGCAGCCGCTGCTCGACGAGATCGCCGAGCTGGACGAGGCGAACGCGACCCGCCGTCTGCAGGAGATCTACGCGGCCCCGATCCAGGAGGAGCTGATCGGGCAGCGCATCAAGGAGGTGCGCGACTCGGGCGTGGTCACCGCGGCCGCGCTCTCCCCGCAGCGCACCGCCCAGTTCTCCAAGGCCGTCGTCGACGCCGGCGTGGACATCTTCGTCATCCGCGGTACGACCGTCTCCGCCGAGCACGTGTCGGGCGCCGCCGAGCCGCTGAACCTGAAGCAGTTCATCTACGAGCTCGACGTCCCCGTCATCGTCGGCGGCTGCGCCACCTACACGGCCGCCCTGCACCTGATGCGCACCGGCGCGGCGGGTGTCCTCGTCGGCTTCGGCGGCGGCGCCGCGCACACCACCCGCAACGTGCTGGGCATCCAGGTGCCGATGGCGACCGCCGTCGCGGACGTCGCGGCCGCGCGCCGGGACTACATGGACGAGTCCGGCGGCCGGTACGTCCACGTCATCGCGGACGGCGGTGTGGGCTGGTCGGGCGACCTGCCCAAGGCGATCGCCTGCGGCGCCGACTCGGTGATGATCGGCTCCCCGCTCGCCCGGGCGACCGACGCCCCGGGCAAGGGCCACCACTGGGGCATGGAGGCCGTCCACGAGGACGTCCCGCGTGGCAAGCTGGTGGACCTGGGCATCGTCGGGACGACCGAGGAGATCCTGTCCGGCCCGTCGCACTCGCCGGACGGGTCGATGAACTTCTTCGGCGCGCTGCGCCGTGCGATGGCGACGACGGGCTACAGCGAGCTCAAGGAGTTCCAGCGCGTCGAGGTCACGGTCGCGGACGCCCAGCACAAGCGCTGA
- the guaB gene encoding IMP dehydrogenase has product MTANVDGVPEKFATLGLTYDDVLLLPGASDMAPDQIDTSSYISKNVRVNIPLLSAAMDKVTESRMAIAMARQGGVGVLHRNLSIADQANQVDLVKRSESGMVTDPITVHPDATLAEADAICGKFRISGVPVTDAAGKLLGIVTNRDMAFETDRSQQVRDVMTPMPLVTGKVGISGVDAMELLRRHKIEKLPLVDDAGILKGLITVKDFVKAEKYPNAAKDKEGRLLVGAAVGVAGDAFERAQALIEAGVDFIVVDTAHGHSRLVGEMVAKIKSNAPVDVIGGNVATRDGAQALIDAGVDGIKVGVGPGSICTTRVVAGIGVPQVTAIYEASLAAKAAGVPVIGDGGLQYSGDIAKALVAGADTVMLGSLLAGCEESPGELMFINGKQFKSYRGMGSLGAMQTRGEQRSFSKDRYFQEGVASDEKLVPEGIEGQVPFRGPLSAVVHQLVGGLRQSMFYVGGRTVPELQDRGRFVRITSAGLKESHPHDIQMTVEAPNYSRK; this is encoded by the coding sequence ATGACTGCCAACGTCGACGGAGTGCCCGAGAAATTCGCGACACTCGGGCTGACCTACGACGACGTGCTGCTGCTGCCCGGCGCGTCCGACATGGCACCCGACCAGATCGACACGTCCTCGTACATCTCCAAGAACGTACGGGTGAACATCCCGCTGCTGTCCGCCGCCATGGACAAGGTCACCGAGTCGCGCATGGCGATCGCGATGGCCCGCCAGGGCGGCGTCGGCGTGCTGCACCGCAACCTCTCGATCGCCGACCAGGCCAACCAGGTCGACCTGGTCAAGCGCTCCGAGTCCGGCATGGTGACCGACCCGATCACCGTCCACCCCGACGCGACGCTCGCCGAGGCCGACGCCATCTGCGGCAAGTTCCGCATCAGCGGCGTCCCCGTCACCGACGCGGCGGGCAAGCTCCTCGGCATCGTCACCAACCGCGACATGGCCTTCGAGACCGACCGCAGCCAGCAGGTGCGGGACGTCATGACGCCCATGCCGCTGGTCACCGGCAAGGTCGGCATCTCCGGCGTCGACGCCATGGAGCTGCTGCGCCGCCACAAGATCGAGAAGCTGCCGCTCGTCGACGACGCGGGCATCCTCAAGGGCCTCATCACCGTCAAGGACTTCGTCAAGGCGGAGAAGTACCCCAACGCCGCCAAGGACAAGGAGGGCCGGCTCCTCGTCGGTGCCGCCGTCGGCGTCGCGGGGGACGCGTTCGAGCGCGCCCAGGCGCTGATCGAGGCGGGCGTCGACTTCATCGTCGTCGACACCGCGCACGGCCACTCCCGGCTCGTCGGCGAGATGGTCGCCAAGATCAAGTCGAACGCTCCGGTGGACGTCATCGGCGGCAACGTCGCCACGCGTGACGGCGCCCAGGCGCTGATCGACGCCGGTGTCGACGGCATCAAGGTCGGCGTGGGCCCCGGCTCCATCTGCACCACCCGTGTGGTCGCCGGCATCGGCGTCCCCCAGGTGACCGCCATCTACGAGGCGTCCCTCGCCGCCAAGGCGGCCGGTGTCCCGGTCATCGGCGACGGTGGCCTGCAGTACTCGGGAGACATCGCCAAGGCCCTGGTCGCCGGCGCCGACACGGTGATGCTCGGCTCGCTCCTCGCGGGCTGCGAGGAGTCGCCGGGCGAGCTGATGTTCATCAACGGCAAGCAGTTCAAGTCGTACCGCGGCATGGGTTCGCTCGGCGCCATGCAGACCCGTGGCGAGCAGCGCTCCTTCTCCAAGGACCGGTACTTCCAGGAGGGCGTCGCCTCCGACGAGAAGCTCGTGCCCGAGGGCATCGAGGGCCAGGTGCCCTTCCGCGGCCCGCTCTCCGCGGTCGTCCACCAGCTCGTCGGCGGTCTGCGCCAGTCGATGTTCTACGTCGGCGGCCGCACCGTCCCGGAGCTCCAGGACCGCGGCCGGTTCGTCCGGATCACCTCGGCGGGCCTCAAGGAGAGCCACCCGCACGACATCCAGATGACGGTCGAGGCGCCGAACTACAGCAGGAAGTGA